From Chloracidobacterium thermophilum B:
TCAGTTTGATGCCCCTGTCTGTCTTTTTGTCGTTTATTTTCCTCGGATAACGGGTGAGAAAACGGCTTGATCTCTGTGGCAGAAACAGCTATTGCGCGTAAAGTGGAAAGTCACGGGTCAGTTCCCGCACCTTCTGCCGGACCACTGCCTGCCTTGCCGTGTTGTCAATATCGGAGAGTACCTCAACAATAAGCGCACCGACGTAGCGCAGGTCCTGTTCGCGCATCCCGCGGGTCGTCAGCGCTGGTGTGCCGAGGCGAATACCACTGCCCACCAGGGGAGGGTTGGTATCGAAGGGAATGGTGTTTTTGTTGACTGTGATCCCGGCCCGTTCGAGCGCCTGTTCAGCAGCCTTGCCGGTGATGCCCTTTGTGAAGACATCCACCAGGAGGAGGTGATTGTCCGTACCGCCGGTGACAAGGCGAAAACCGGCATCGGCAAGCACTTCGCCCAACGCGACAGCATTTTTCCGAACCTGCCGTTGGTATTCCACAAAAGACGGTTCAAGGGCTTCCTTGAAGCACACGGCCTTGGCGGCAATGATGTGCATCAGCGGGCCGCCCTGTACGCCGGGAAACACTGCCCGATCAATGAGTTTGGCATCTTCCGCCCGGCAGGCAATAAGTCCACCCCGTGGTCCGCGTAGGGTTTTGTGGGTCGTTGTGGTGACAAAGTCCACGTATCCTACTGGGGAGGGATGTTCACCGGTCACGACAAGTCCAGCAATGTGCGCCATGTCGGCCAGCACCCGGGCACCAACCGAACGTCCGATTTCTCCGATGCGGGCAAAGTCAATCTGGCGCGGATAGGCGCTGGCACCGCAGATGATGAGCTTGGGGCGGTGTTTTTCAGCCAGTTGGGCGAGGGCGTCGTAATCCAGCCGCTCGGTTTCACGGTTCACTCCGTAGGTGACGACGTTGAAGTACATCCCGGAGATGTTGAGCGGATGCCCATGGGTGAGGTGTCCGCCGTGTGCCAAATCCATGCCCAGAATGGTGTCACCCGGTTTGAGAACCGCCAGAAACACCGCCAGGTTGGCCTGTGCTCCAGAGTGGGGCTGAACATTGACATGCTCGGCACCCAGAAGCTGCTTGGCCCGCTCGATGGCCAGACGTTCGGCGACATCCACAAATTCACAGCCGCCGTAGTACCGCCGCCCCGGATAGCCCTCGGCATACTTGTTGGTCATGACCGAGCCGGCGGCTTCCATCACCGCACGGCTGGCATAGTTTTCCGAGGCAATCATTTCCAGCCCGTCTGACAGGCGGTTGGTCTCATCTGCAATGGCTTGGGCGATTTCAGGATCGGTTTCAAACAGGGAACGGTTGAGGTTCAGGGACATGGCAGGTCTTTCCAGAAAATGAAGTCGTCAGGGGGGAGAAGTCAGCGGGAGGCGGCCGCTTCGAGCGCCGCGATTTTTTCAATCCGGCGGGCATGGCGGCCGCCGGCGAAATCCGTTTTGAGAAAGGTCTCGATGACCGCCGGGAGCAGGTCAGGACTGGTATTGCGCACACCCATGGCCAGCACGTTGGCATCATTGTGCTCCCGGGCCAGGCGGGCCGTCTCGACATCGTGGACGACCGCCGCCCGGATGCCGGGAATTTTGTTGGCAGCTATGCCGATGCCAATGCCGGTGCCGCAGAAAAGCAGCCCCACATCGGCTTGCCGTCGGGCAACAGCTTCGCCGACGGCGCGCGCATAGTCCGGGTAATCCACTGATTCCGTATCAGTGTCAGTGCCAAAATCCTCGTAGGGGATGCCCAGCCGTTCCAGCACCCGTTTTGCGGCTTCTTTGCCGGGAAAGCCGGCATGGTCACTGCCAAGGGCAACTTTCATTGGAAAAACTCCGCTAACGTCCGGCTGGGTGATACCTGCCGTAAGGTTCTGCCGCTGGGCGAGGCGTGAAGTGTACGTTGACGTACGTGCCAGAGTGTAGCATGCCTACCTTTTCAGCGGGAATTATTTTACCCTGAAGGCGCGCCTGTCCTACTGTCTGCGTGATGCACACAGGGACCGTCGCGCCGTTTCTTCCTGAAGGCCAGTCTCATTCTGCCACGGGACACTTGTCACATGAGTCGCAAAAAAATCCGGCGTCGTGGGTGGCCGCCAGAAACCGAGCGGTCGCTGCACGCCCACATGACGATGCGTGATAATGGGCGTACCCTTGACCGGCGTGAGGTGCTTGACCTGGTACGCGGCGGGGAGGACAGCGAAGTTGAGTTCAAGGTTCGCTACAGCAACCCGGAGCGAATTGCCGCCGAAATTCTGGCCCTGGCCAACAGTGGCGGCGGCGCAATTCTCTTTGGTGTAAGCGATACCTGCCGCATCGAGGGGCTTGACGACGCCGAGCGCGTTGAAGCCGAGTTGCGCGAACTGTGTGCAACGGCCATGGTGCCGCCGGTTCACCCCTACATCAACA
This genomic window contains:
- the rpiB gene encoding ribose 5-phosphate isomerase B; the protein is MKVALGSDHAGFPGKEAAKRVLERLGIPYEDFGTDTDTESVDYPDYARAVGEAVARRQADVGLLFCGTGIGIGIAANKIPGIRAAVVHDVETARLAREHNDANVLAMGVRNTSPDLLPAVIETFLKTDFAGGRHARRIEKIAALEAAASR
- a CDS encoding serine hydroxymethyltransferase → MSLNLNRSLFETDPEIAQAIADETNRLSDGLEMIASENYASRAVMEAAGSVMTNKYAEGYPGRRYYGGCEFVDVAERLAIERAKQLLGAEHVNVQPHSGAQANLAVFLAVLKPGDTILGMDLAHGGHLTHGHPLNISGMYFNVVTYGVNRETERLDYDALAQLAEKHRPKLIICGASAYPRQIDFARIGEIGRSVGARVLADMAHIAGLVVTGEHPSPVGYVDFVTTTTHKTLRGPRGGLIACRAEDAKLIDRAVFPGVQGGPLMHIIAAKAVCFKEALEPSFVEYQRQVRKNAVALGEVLADAGFRLVTGGTDNHLLLVDVFTKGITGKAAEQALERAGITVNKNTIPFDTNPPLVGSGIRLGTPALTTRGMREQDLRYVGALIVEVLSDIDNTARQAVVRQKVRELTRDFPLYAQ